Proteins encoded by one window of Litoribacterium kuwaitense:
- a CDS encoding pyruvate, water dikinase regulatory protein: MTSIVYIVSDSVGETAELVAKAAMSQFEHSYFELKRVPYVEDEGTLKEIVQLAKQQNALIGFTLVIPRMRETLLKEASVHNVPVVDLIGPLIQKMSTVYNKVPKNQPGLVHKLDADYFQKVDAIEFAVRYDDGRDKRGVLLADIVLIGVSRTSKTPLSQYLAHKKMKVANVPMIPEVKPPQELFHVSPAKCIGLTIQPEKLNDIRRERLRSLGLKENAGYADPGRIHEELAYFEDVIQRIGCHVIDVTNKAVEETANLILSVVEHTNKA, from the coding sequence GTGACGTCAATCGTTTATATCGTTTCAGATTCGGTAGGTGAGACAGCGGAATTAGTTGCTAAAGCAGCGATGAGTCAATTTGAGCATTCGTACTTTGAGCTAAAGCGTGTTCCTTATGTGGAAGATGAGGGCACACTAAAAGAAATTGTCCAGCTTGCAAAACAGCAAAATGCGCTCATTGGTTTTACACTTGTCATTCCGCGCATGCGTGAGACGCTGCTTAAAGAAGCTTCGGTGCACAATGTCCCTGTAGTCGACTTAATCGGTCCGCTGATTCAAAAAATGTCTACGGTGTACAATAAAGTCCCTAAAAATCAACCGGGCCTAGTGCATAAACTAGATGCAGATTATTTTCAAAAAGTCGATGCAATTGAGTTTGCTGTTCGCTATGATGATGGACGTGATAAACGAGGCGTTTTACTTGCTGACATTGTTTTAATTGGTGTATCACGCACGAGTAAAACACCGTTATCTCAATATCTTGCCCATAAAAAGATGAAGGTCGCTAATGTGCCAATGATTCCTGAGGTAAAGCCTCCACAAGAGCTATTTCATGTATCACCAGCCAAGTGCATTGGACTAACGATTCAACCTGAAAAATTGAACGATATACGGCGTGAACGCTTAAGATCGCTCGGCTTAAAAGAAAATGCAGGGTACGCAGACCCTGGACGAATCCATGAAGAGCTCGCCTACTTTGAGGATGTCATTCAGCGTATTGGCTGCCATGTCATAGACGTTACGAATAAAGCCGTTGAAGAAACAGCAAATTTAATCCTTTCCGTTGTGGAACATACAAATAAAGCATAA
- a CDS encoding cytidine deaminase gives MKKDSLFDKALKAREQAYTPYSDFPVGAALLTETGEHVLGANIENASYGLTNCAERTAFFSARMNGHSSFKALAVVADSKQPVPPCGACRQVMAEFCPPDMPVYLYNLAGACKETTVSQLLPGSFSKEDMEA, from the coding sequence ATGAAAAAGGATTCATTGTTTGACAAAGCATTAAAGGCACGTGAGCAAGCGTATACACCTTATTCGGATTTTCCGGTCGGTGCAGCTCTTTTAACGGAAACAGGAGAACATGTACTTGGTGCAAATATTGAAAATGCTTCGTATGGTTTGACAAACTGTGCAGAGCGTACCGCATTTTTTTCGGCTCGAATGAATGGTCATTCGTCGTTTAAAGCTTTAGCTGTAGTTGCAGATTCAAAGCAGCCAGTGCCTCCGTGTGGTGCGTGCAGACAGGTCATGGCTGAATTTTGCCCACCCGATATGCCTGTTTATTTATATAATCTTGCAGGAGCGTGCAAAGAAACGACGGTCAGTCAGTTGCTTCCGGGCTCTTTTTCAAAGGAGGATATGGAAGCGTGA
- a CDS encoding tRNA (adenine(22)-N(1))-methyltransferase, translating into MDAIQLSHRLQAVAEQVPSGLVVADIGSDHAFLPCALVLSKRAPYAIAGEVNEGPYQSAKQQVASLGLADYISVRKGDGLSIICEGEVDCITICGMGGVLISTILEAGHAVLPVQRLVLQPNNGERPLRQWLFKHGWSITEEVILKENGKIYEIIAAEPGVSELEEADLLFGPKLRQRSEDLVFQEKWQQEYNKVERLLTSLNKATTLSEDIVQKKAYYQQKLSMIQEVIT; encoded by the coding sequence ATGGACGCGATTCAGTTATCTCATCGTTTGCAAGCCGTTGCCGAGCAAGTGCCGAGCGGGCTCGTTGTAGCAGATATAGGGTCTGACCATGCATTTTTACCGTGCGCGCTCGTCCTTTCCAAGAGGGCTCCATATGCGATTGCTGGAGAAGTGAATGAAGGCCCCTATCAATCGGCAAAGCAACAGGTGGCTTCTTTAGGGCTGGCAGATTATATTTCAGTACGAAAAGGAGACGGGCTTTCAATCATTTGTGAAGGTGAAGTCGATTGTATTACAATCTGTGGTATGGGGGGCGTACTCATTTCGACAATTCTTGAGGCAGGCCATGCCGTTCTTCCAGTTCAAAGGCTGGTTCTTCAACCAAATAATGGAGAAAGACCGTTACGTCAATGGCTTTTTAAGCATGGTTGGTCAATTACAGAGGAAGTCATCTTAAAAGAAAACGGAAAAATTTACGAAATTATTGCAGCGGAGCCTGGCGTGAGTGAGTTGGAGGAAGCGGATCTGCTGTTTGGTCCAAAGCTTCGTCAACGAAGCGAAGATTTGGTGTTTCAAGAAAAATGGCAGCAGGAATATAACAAGGTAGAGCGCTTATTAACGTCATTAAATAAGGCTACGACCCTTTCAGAGGATATTGTGCAGAAAAAAGCATATTATCAACAAAAACTATCGATGATTCAAGAGGTGATCACATGA
- a CDS encoding YaiI/YqxD family protein → MSIYVDADACPVKHEIQQVARSFAIDVFLVASYAHYSPSRVGKWKYVDSTKESADLYIVNHVHTGDIVITDDYGLSSLLVPRNVYVLTSRGKTIHEGNIDTYLEQRFLAQKARNAGYRTKGPSALKKEDKQKFVERLQALLHSLIDNEWPQ, encoded by the coding sequence TTGTCAATTTATGTGGATGCGGATGCGTGCCCAGTAAAGCATGAGATACAGCAAGTCGCACGATCGTTTGCAATCGATGTATTTCTTGTTGCGTCTTACGCTCATTATTCACCTTCTCGCGTAGGTAAATGGAAATACGTCGATTCGACTAAAGAATCCGCAGATCTCTATATTGTCAACCATGTGCATACAGGAGATATTGTCATCACTGATGATTATGGCCTTTCTTCGTTGCTAGTACCTAGAAACGTTTATGTATTGACGTCAAGAGGGAAAACAATCCATGAAGGAAACATTGATACCTACCTTGAGCAACGATTTTTAGCCCAGAAAGCAAGAAATGCTGGTTATCGAACAAAAGGGCCTTCTGCGCTGAAAAAAGAAGATAAACAGAAGTTTGTCGAACGGTTACAAGCTCTGTTGCACTCACTTATTGACAATGAATGGCCACAGTAA
- a CDS encoding c-type cytochrome — MKNPLMPFLTIAVLGIILVFGLSVYGVTQQAAGDGEGESTPATPEEIYAQACASCHGQNLEGASGPALQAIGSKYSADEIKGIVQEPPSQMMPPNLVQGEELDALAEWLGEQQ; from the coding sequence ATGAAAAATCCACTCATGCCATTTTTAACGATTGCCGTTCTAGGCATCATCCTTGTCTTTGGATTGTCAGTATATGGAGTGACGCAACAAGCAGCTGGTGATGGAGAAGGCGAATCTACTCCAGCGACACCTGAAGAAATTTATGCACAAGCTTGTGCTAGTTGCCATGGACAAAATCTTGAAGGGGCTTCCGGGCCAGCGCTTCAGGCGATTGGTAGTAAATACTCTGCGGATGAGATCAAAGGAATTGTTCAAGAACCACCAAGTCAGATGATGCCACCGAATCTCGTTCAAGGAGAAGAGCTGGATGCTTTAGCAGAATGGCTTGGCGAACAACAGTAA
- a CDS encoding YqzL family protein yields the protein MLQLSWQVFAKTGSVDAYLLLKEAERLKCEQNKKDEASMISCNKPVS from the coding sequence ATGCTACAATTATCATGGCAAGTGTTTGCCAAGACGGGAAGCGTAGACGCTTATCTCTTGTTAAAAGAAGCAGAGCGCTTAAAATGTGAGCAAAACAAGAAAGACGAAGCCTCAATGATTAGCTGTAATAAACCAGTGTCTTAA
- the dnaG gene encoding DNA primase: MSQRIPEETVEAIRQSVDIVDVIGEYVQLKKQGKNHFGLCPFHGENTPSFSVSEDKQIFHCFGCGVGGNAFQFLMDYKGISFVEAVQSLATQTNVALPDASHVPTSRQSPEQQAVKEAYELVTKLYHHLLMNTEEGAIAREYVQQRDIHLETANLFRLGYAPDSWQLTVQFLEKRGYDLALMHKAGLIGFSEHKERYYDKYRNRLIFPIADTNGTIIAFGGRAIAQEMEPKFLNTAETPWFEKGKNLYSFTLARPAVQKEKALLLMEGNIDVVTAHQAGFTNAIATLGTALTKHQALLIKRAASKVTLCYDRDDAGCKAAIRAASLLEEMGVEVRIAELPEGTDPDDCIRKKGASYFQHDVLGNTKTLMAFKMQLARRGKNLRDEGERLHYIETILKDLLKLHSEIEKEHYLTQLSEEFSISVDVLRKEMNRLRKDKLETDVFPEEPALQRHVTPKKTTLRSAFENAERLLLTHMLKDANNAASVYEKIGVSFYVEAHQAIATHLYAYYEEYDTMDIPQFIARLNDARLESLVSELALTGRQEALSEKELSDCIQQVLNYPEWLMIRKKEKQKEEAEKRNDFKMAAQIGQDIILQKRKLKSLRSV; this comes from the coding sequence ATGAGCCAACGAATTCCGGAGGAAACGGTGGAGGCGATTCGTCAATCGGTGGATATTGTCGATGTCATCGGCGAGTATGTACAACTAAAAAAGCAAGGTAAAAACCATTTCGGACTCTGCCCGTTTCATGGAGAAAATACGCCTTCATTCTCTGTATCAGAAGACAAGCAAATCTTTCACTGCTTTGGCTGTGGGGTAGGTGGAAATGCCTTTCAATTCTTAATGGATTATAAAGGCATTTCGTTTGTTGAAGCCGTTCAATCATTAGCAACACAGACAAATGTCGCATTGCCTGACGCGTCACACGTACCCACATCTCGACAATCACCTGAACAACAGGCCGTGAAAGAAGCCTATGAGCTTGTTACAAAGTTATATCATCATTTATTGATGAATACAGAAGAAGGGGCTATAGCTAGAGAATACGTGCAGCAACGCGATATTCATCTCGAAACAGCCAACCTGTTTCGCTTAGGATATGCTCCCGACTCGTGGCAACTCACTGTACAATTTTTGGAGAAAAGAGGGTATGATTTAGCTTTAATGCATAAAGCTGGATTGATCGGATTTTCAGAGCACAAAGAACGGTATTATGACAAGTACCGAAACCGTCTGATCTTTCCCATCGCTGACACGAATGGGACGATTATTGCGTTTGGCGGACGTGCGATTGCGCAGGAGATGGAGCCGAAATTTTTAAATACAGCTGAAACCCCTTGGTTTGAAAAGGGAAAAAACCTCTACTCATTTACTTTAGCAAGGCCGGCTGTTCAGAAAGAGAAAGCCCTCTTGCTCATGGAAGGAAACATTGATGTTGTCACAGCGCATCAAGCTGGCTTTACAAATGCTATAGCGACATTAGGCACTGCATTAACAAAACACCAGGCTTTGCTAATCAAACGTGCTGCTTCAAAAGTCACCCTTTGCTATGACCGTGATGATGCCGGGTGTAAGGCCGCTATAAGGGCTGCATCCTTACTCGAGGAAATGGGAGTAGAAGTGCGCATCGCTGAGCTTCCTGAGGGGACTGATCCAGACGATTGTATTCGAAAGAAAGGGGCATCCTATTTTCAGCATGATGTGCTAGGGAATACAAAAACATTGATGGCGTTTAAGATGCAGTTAGCGAGAAGAGGTAAAAACCTTCGTGATGAAGGAGAACGTCTGCATTATATCGAAACTATTTTAAAGGATTTATTAAAACTTCATAGCGAAATTGAAAAAGAACATTATTTAACTCAGCTTTCAGAAGAATTTTCTATATCAGTCGATGTTTTAAGAAAAGAAATGAATCGGCTACGTAAAGATAAGCTTGAAACCGATGTTTTCCCTGAAGAGCCAGCGCTACAACGCCATGTCACTCCTAAAAAAACAACACTGCGGTCTGCTTTTGAAAATGCTGAGCGGTTGCTGCTTACCCATATGCTAAAAGACGCTAATAATGCCGCAAGTGTATACGAAAAAATAGGTGTGTCTTTTTATGTAGAAGCGCATCAAGCGATTGCCACGCATCTTTACGCATACTATGAAGAGTATGACACAATGGACATTCCCCAGTTCATTGCACGTTTAAATGATGCGCGGTTGGAAAGCCTTGTATCAGAACTAGCATTGACAGGGCGTCAAGAGGCACTTTCTGAAAAAGAGCTTTCTGATTGCATACAACAGGTGTTGAATTATCCAGAATGGTTAATGATAAGAAAGAAAGAAAAGCAAAAAGAGGAAGCAGAAAAACGCAATGATTTTAAAATGGCGGCTCAAATTGGTCAGGATATCATTTTGCAAAAACGCAAACTAAAATCTTTGCGATCCGTATAG
- the recO gene encoding DNA repair protein RecO, with translation MLHVCEGIVLRCTPYGETHLICTLFTRERGKWAVMARGARKSKSKLTAVTQLFTHGHFSIRGERGMGTLIQGEISTSLRAVREDLEKTAAAACMVELTDRLTEDHVSDPALFEVLKKSLHLLQQGIDPMVILAIYETKLSTYAGIALILNQCAHCRQDKPLSAFSASEGGMLCNSCASKQPYAIYVTPAIPHLLRLFMEVDLNRLGKVNVSDANKRMLRQILTTYFDEAAGIRLKAKRFLEQLDRMNDEHDH, from the coding sequence ATGCTCCATGTGTGTGAAGGCATTGTTTTACGGTGCACGCCTTATGGCGAAACTCATTTAATTTGTACGTTATTTACACGTGAACGAGGCAAATGGGCCGTGATGGCTCGCGGTGCTAGGAAGAGCAAAAGTAAGCTAACTGCAGTCACTCAGCTATTTACACACGGGCATTTCTCAATTCGTGGAGAACGTGGCATGGGAACACTCATTCAAGGAGAAATTTCAACATCACTTCGTGCGGTTAGAGAGGATCTTGAAAAAACGGCAGCTGCAGCGTGTATGGTTGAGTTGACTGATCGTTTGACAGAAGATCACGTTTCGGATCCCGCTTTGTTTGAGGTGTTAAAAAAGTCTTTGCACCTATTGCAACAGGGGATTGACCCAATGGTGATTCTAGCAATTTATGAAACAAAATTGAGTACATATGCAGGAATAGCACTGATTTTAAATCAATGTGCACATTGTCGTCAGGATAAACCCCTGTCAGCTTTTTCAGCGAGCGAAGGCGGGATGCTCTGCAACAGTTGTGCATCCAAACAACCATATGCAATTTATGTAACACCGGCAATTCCACACTTGCTGCGTTTATTTATGGAAGTGGATTTAAACCGGCTTGGAAAAGTGAATGTGTCTGATGCGAACAAGCGAATGCTTCGTCAGATTTTAACGACTTATTTTGACGAAGCAGCAGGAATCCGTTTAAAAGCCAAACGTTTTTTAGAGCAGCTGGATCGCATGAATGATGAACACGACCATTGA
- the glyS gene encoding glycine--tRNA ligase subunit beta, giving the protein MTRRFLLEIGLEELPAQFVQPAEQDLRHSIEAWLKEQRLSFQSVLSYSTPRRLVVAVEGLSEKQSDLQKEMRGPAKRIALDEEGNWTKAAQGFAKGQGVAVADLTVRSVKDQEYIFAQVHEHGQPTEDLLPGIRDVITQLSFPKSMRWANSELRYLRPIRWLVALYGDNVVPFTIEGVQSGHISRGHRFLGHDVSLAKASDYEELLRSAYVIVDPNERRKMVTAQMSEIEEKQQWKIQRDEALFAEVINLVEYPTVLFGRFATEFLELPEVVLITTMKEHQRYFAVKTEEDTLAPYFVTVRNGDSAYLDNVQRGNEKVLHARLKDAQFFYHEDQKLTIGQAQEKLKTVVFHENLKTMFDKSERNEKFVRTLTTELSFDEATSQAAARAAKIGKFDLVTYMVDEFSELQGKMGEVYALAKGENELVAKAIDEQYNPRSAEGQLPQTKAGAIVALADKMDTIAAFFSKGLIPTGSQDPFALRRQAYGVVQILRHYTWPTSFAQLSQVAVQGLEAGGLTAGEKTVQEMIAFLTQRLKALLLDEGVAHDIVESLLDIQSGVHWTFAKANALTQARNNDPSFKLHVEAMARVANLAEKSTDDTVNSTLLKDPNEQQLFAAHETLKAELAIAIEQQDAARALEVLSRYTPVITQFFDKVMVMAEDEKVKRNRLALMATLQTAFLSYADMRNIHV; this is encoded by the coding sequence ATGACACGACGCTTCTTACTTGAAATCGGTTTAGAGGAGCTTCCTGCTCAATTTGTTCAGCCTGCGGAACAAGATCTACGACATTCGATCGAAGCGTGGCTGAAAGAGCAACGCCTGTCGTTTCAATCCGTCCTTTCATATTCGACGCCACGAAGACTAGTTGTCGCCGTTGAAGGGCTGAGTGAAAAGCAGAGCGATTTACAAAAAGAGATGCGCGGTCCGGCAAAGCGAATTGCTTTAGACGAAGAAGGTAATTGGACAAAGGCTGCTCAAGGGTTTGCTAAAGGTCAAGGCGTGGCTGTCGCTGACTTGACAGTTCGGTCTGTCAAAGATCAAGAATATATCTTTGCACAGGTGCATGAGCATGGACAGCCAACGGAGGACTTACTTCCAGGTATACGAGACGTCATTACGCAACTGTCATTCCCAAAAAGTATGCGCTGGGCAAATAGTGAACTTCGGTACTTACGGCCGATTCGCTGGCTTGTTGCTTTGTATGGTGATAACGTCGTTCCTTTTACGATCGAAGGCGTTCAGAGCGGTCATATTTCAAGAGGACACCGCTTTTTAGGCCATGATGTGTCGTTAGCGAAGGCATCAGATTACGAAGAATTGCTCCGTTCTGCGTACGTTATTGTAGACCCGAACGAGCGTCGTAAAATGGTTACAGCGCAAATGTCAGAAATAGAAGAAAAGCAACAGTGGAAGATTCAACGGGACGAAGCCCTTTTTGCAGAAGTCATCAATCTTGTTGAATACCCCACAGTTTTATTTGGCCGTTTTGCGACAGAGTTTCTTGAGTTGCCAGAGGTCGTTTTAATTACGACCATGAAGGAGCACCAGCGTTATTTTGCTGTGAAAACAGAAGAAGATACGTTGGCACCATATTTTGTTACGGTCCGAAACGGAGACAGCGCGTATCTTGACAATGTTCAACGCGGAAATGAAAAAGTACTTCACGCTCGTTTAAAAGACGCCCAATTTTTCTATCATGAAGATCAAAAGCTGACGATTGGCCAAGCTCAAGAGAAATTAAAAACCGTCGTATTTCATGAGAACTTGAAAACGATGTTTGATAAAAGTGAACGTAATGAGAAGTTTGTTCGAACGTTGACGACTGAGCTATCGTTTGATGAAGCGACGTCCCAAGCAGCAGCACGCGCGGCCAAGATTGGAAAGTTTGACCTCGTCACGTATATGGTCGATGAATTTAGCGAGCTTCAAGGTAAAATGGGTGAAGTATATGCTTTGGCTAAAGGCGAAAATGAGCTGGTGGCCAAAGCGATCGATGAACAATATAACCCTCGATCCGCCGAAGGCCAACTGCCTCAAACAAAAGCAGGAGCCATCGTCGCCCTTGCCGATAAAATGGATACGATTGCCGCTTTCTTCTCGAAAGGGTTGATTCCAACTGGCTCACAAGATCCATTTGCATTAAGAAGGCAAGCATACGGTGTTGTTCAAATTCTGCGCCACTATACGTGGCCCACTTCATTTGCCCAATTGTCTCAGGTGGCTGTTCAAGGGCTTGAAGCAGGGGGATTAACGGCTGGGGAAAAGACAGTACAAGAAATGATTGCCTTTTTAACTCAACGCTTAAAGGCGTTGCTATTGGATGAAGGGGTTGCTCACGACATTGTCGAATCTCTTCTTGACATACAGTCAGGCGTGCATTGGACATTCGCTAAAGCAAATGCGTTAACACAAGCAAGAAACAATGATCCATCTTTCAAGCTTCACGTAGAAGCGATGGCACGGGTGGCAAATTTAGCGGAAAAAAGTACGGATGATACAGTAAATTCCACCCTTTTGAAAGATCCGAACGAGCAGCAATTGTTTGCTGCCCACGAAACACTCAAAGCTGAGCTAGCCATTGCGATTGAACAACAGGATGCTGCCCGAGCTTTGGAAGTGCTAAGCCGTTACACACCAGTGATTACCCAGTTTTTCGACAAGGTCATGGTCATGGCAGAAGACGAAAAGGTTAAAAGGAACCGTCTTGCTTTAATGGCTACGCTACAAACGGCGTTTTTGTCATATGCGGATATGCGCAATATTCATGTTTAA
- a CDS encoding diacylglycerol kinase family protein, whose amino-acid sequence MGSREPGNRRPFWYSFVDASRGIFHAVRTERNIKVDLLAASIVVVAALFFQVTKMEWLLLLLTITMVLSLELINTAIERAVDLTTTETKVLARQAKDVAAGACFIAAMASVIIGFVIFFPYVIQFVESS is encoded by the coding sequence ATGGGATCGAGAGAACCGGGGAATCGTAGGCCTTTTTGGTATTCATTTGTTGATGCAAGTCGTGGTATATTCCATGCTGTACGAACCGAGCGAAACATTAAAGTTGATTTACTGGCGGCAAGCATTGTGGTCGTCGCAGCCTTATTCTTTCAAGTGACGAAAATGGAATGGCTTCTTTTGCTCTTAACCATCACAATGGTGTTATCACTTGAATTGATAAACACGGCCATCGAGCGTGCGGTTGATTTAACGACGACAGAGACGAAGGTCTTGGCAAGACAAGCGAAAGATGTGGCTGCAGGAGCTTGTTTCATCGCTGCGATGGCCTCTGTCATCATCGGATTCGTCATTTTTTTCCCCTATGTCATTCAATTTGTAGAATCGTCGTGA
- the rpoD gene encoding RNA polymerase sigma factor RpoD, whose protein sequence is MAEKPVRSKEVDGELTLEQAKEQITEVGKKRGSITYEEIAEKMAGFEMESDQMDEFYEYLGDQGIEVIGETEDDPNMQQLSKEEEFDLNDLSVPPGVKINDPVRMYLKEIGRVDLLSADDEIQLANRIEQGDEEAKRRLAEANLRLVVSIAKRYVGRGMLFLDLIQEGNMGLIKAVEKFDYRKGFKFSTYATWWIRQAITRAIADQARTIRIPVHMVETINKLVRVQRQLLQDLGREPTPEEIAKDMELTPDKVREILKIAQEPVSLETPIGEEDDSHLGDFIEDQEATSPSDAAAYELLKEQLEDVLDTLTDREENVLRLRFGLDDGRTRTLEEVGKVFGVTRERIRQIEAKALRKLRHPSRSKRLKDFLE, encoded by the coding sequence ATGGCTGAAAAACCAGTTCGTTCAAAAGAAGTAGACGGGGAGCTTACCCTAGAGCAAGCAAAAGAGCAAATCACTGAAGTTGGTAAAAAGCGCGGTTCCATCACTTATGAAGAAATTGCTGAAAAAATGGCAGGCTTTGAGATGGAATCCGATCAAATGGACGAATTCTACGAGTATCTTGGCGATCAAGGTATAGAGGTGATTGGAGAAACTGAAGACGATCCCAATATGCAACAATTGTCCAAGGAAGAAGAATTTGACCTCAACGACTTAAGCGTGCCTCCTGGAGTCAAAATCAATGACCCTGTACGGATGTACCTAAAAGAGATCGGCAGGGTTGATTTGTTATCTGCTGACGACGAAATTCAATTGGCTAATCGCATTGAGCAAGGAGACGAGGAAGCCAAGAGAAGACTAGCAGAAGCAAACCTTCGTTTGGTCGTTTCCATCGCGAAGCGCTATGTAGGGCGTGGAATGCTCTTTTTAGACTTGATTCAAGAAGGAAACATGGGCTTAATTAAAGCGGTAGAAAAATTTGACTATCGCAAAGGCTTTAAATTCAGCACATATGCCACATGGTGGATTCGCCAGGCAATTACGCGGGCGATTGCCGATCAAGCTAGAACGATCCGAATTCCAGTTCACATGGTGGAAACCATTAATAAGCTTGTTCGTGTACAGCGGCAACTTCTGCAGGACCTTGGGCGTGAACCGACACCTGAAGAGATTGCCAAAGATATGGAGCTGACTCCGGATAAAGTTCGAGAGATTTTAAAAATCGCTCAAGAGCCTGTCTCTTTAGAAACACCGATTGGTGAAGAAGATGATTCACATTTAGGTGACTTTATTGAAGATCAAGAAGCGACATCACCATCCGATGCGGCAGCGTATGAATTACTAAAAGAACAACTGGAAGATGTACTAGATACATTAACAGATCGTGAAGAAAATGTACTGCGACTTCGTTTTGGCTTGGATGATGGACGGACTCGAACGCTTGAAGAAGTTGGAAAAGTGTTTGGAGTCACAAGAGAACGTATCCGCCAAATAGAGGCAAAGGCATTACGCAAGCTTAGACACCCAAGCCGAAGCAAGCGATTAAAAGACTTTTTAGAGTAA
- the era gene encoding GTPase Era: MSYRSGFISIIGRPNVGKSTLLNRAVGQKIAIMSDKPQTTRNNIQGVRTTEESQMVFIDTPGIHKPKHRLGDFMLKMAVNTLTGVDVILFVVNATEQPGKGDQMIIDRFQSVSTPVILVMNKIDLVHPEDLLPLIDAYNSLYAFNEIIPISAKEGNHFSALLSSIQEKLPEGPQYYPADQVTDHPERFIMQELIREQVLYLTREEVPHSVAVVMDQVKQRESGAVYAAATIIVERKSQKGILIGKEGAMLKKIGQLARTEMERLLGSKIYLELWVKVKEDWRNRPHHLHEYGFDEREYLD; the protein is encoded by the coding sequence GTGAGTTATCGTTCAGGATTTATTTCGATTATCGGTCGACCAAATGTAGGAAAGTCGACGTTGCTAAATCGCGCTGTCGGTCAAAAAATTGCCATCATGAGTGATAAGCCACAAACGACGCGCAACAATATTCAAGGTGTACGAACAACAGAAGAGAGTCAAATGGTTTTTATTGATACACCTGGTATCCACAAGCCGAAGCATCGACTTGGAGACTTTATGTTAAAAATGGCCGTCAACACGCTCACTGGCGTAGATGTCATTCTTTTCGTCGTTAATGCAACTGAGCAGCCTGGGAAAGGCGATCAAATGATCATTGACCGCTTTCAATCCGTATCAACACCAGTCATTTTAGTGATGAATAAAATCGATCTTGTGCATCCAGAAGATTTACTGCCGCTTATTGACGCTTATAACAGTTTATATGCTTTTAATGAAATCATTCCAATTTCCGCAAAGGAAGGGAATCATTTCTCTGCGTTGTTATCTTCTATTCAAGAAAAATTACCAGAGGGTCCTCAATATTATCCTGCTGACCAAGTGACCGACCATCCTGAGCGCTTCATTATGCAGGAGTTAATCCGAGAGCAAGTGCTTTATCTCACAAGAGAAGAAGTTCCTCATTCGGTCGCGGTTGTGATGGACCAAGTCAAGCAGCGTGAGAGTGGGGCGGTTTATGCCGCCGCAACCATTATCGTGGAGCGTAAATCCCAGAAAGGTATTTTGATTGGAAAAGAAGGCGCCATGCTAAAAAAAATAGGGCAGCTCGCTCGTACTGAGATGGAGCGTCTGCTTGGGTCGAAAATATATTTAGAGCTGTGGGTCAAAGTTAAAGAAGACTGGCGTAATCGTCCGCATCATCTTCATGAATACGGCTTTGATGAGCGTGAGTATTTGGATTGA